gagtggaggagtgtcttccccaacgaccccgacgacggcaccggcccggacccggctcaCGGCACACCGTAcctgacgaggaaggattggctcgaccgacacttcaaccgaaagtagtttagcttagtttaaatttatgttttatgttcggttacgcaaaactatctatgtttatgtttgaatgcatgctactttcggttgaacctgctttgaacttgatcaaattgaagtttacaacgttaagtttaggggatcgactagaaacggccaaaaattgctggagtatatatatatatgccttgtttatttcagttcttcacaatgtgatgctctatatgtgcaactatttgccgtgcagttcaatttcatcaataacagtttcaacaataccacatgaattacgatatttggttgttgttaaggatGTTGCAGCTAAGATGCCtttttgtcgtggaattgtcacggcagatgtcctcgagctaggacttagtcgtggagccatcgtagctaggaagcttgaaggggttaacgggacaaggaacacgagggttatactggttcggccccttacggtgaaggtaaaagcctacgtccagttgaggtggtattgattagggtttcgatgaccagggagcttaattgctatgcctggctctcgacgagatcttttcTCTTCCTAAACCGCCgccaggtcgtccctttatatagagaggttgacgcccagcagctctcagagtcccggccggctcataagagtgtccggctcggactctcaactattcttgccttacactacaagttctaccataatagcggttgtaactacgggccttaagccatctccgggtcttaagcccatctttggcccgccgtcttcaagcttggcgccgggcttcaggcgatgaccattatgagtaacccggcccctccagGCGGGTgactaaggtttatatcctcaacattaggccccagattgatttgagccggctcatgtcaatcttcaatcccttcgacagaaaatctccggcttacaattgtgtgaaggctataacccgtcgtgacgtcatcttctggattccgggtaacccgccgtgacgtcatcttccattaagtccattttttactccaccatatccgcaacggatcttatctttaactgCCGTCCCGAAAATCGAGGTGTTTATATGGCGAGATAACCacgtcgtggcctcctcgtttctcgcgcccacttatgagcctcaccttataaatagcccggccctcTGGTCACTCGTCGCCTCTATCTTGTTCCTCCTCTCGCCCACTGTGTTGCCGCCCGAGCTCTGCCGCCACCGCGGATCTCCTCGTCCTCACCGACTTcagccgctgcatcaacctgtcgtgtccagagaaaacggcggcgacctccgcgactcaccagcacccgtaagccctcgccactccatagagtagatccacattaggttcttgttgttcttcccgtgttcttcgcCGTTCCTCGCGAGTTCTCGGTAGATTTCATTTTTACCACCTTTCTTGATCTTTAGACTGTATAGAACTGTTGCGGTAGTTGTTTCACGCCCGTTtccaatgtacatagatcccttctcatcacataaaggctccgttcgaacttaagaacttcttctgcgtctgttttaggtctagaaacttttccttttagtcgaccattttgatccaaaatattcactgcgatatgtgaaacttgttttcaccacacttagtaaaaaactgcatctgctgagctatggcggcttgcatttccggctcaaagaagccacgcgccgtaaaaccttccggctcaaaagaagccacgcgccgtaaaattttctggctcatttatgataaatcTGTAGACAATTtaattactctcaatacctccagcggcttaaataacccgatgcacttagctatatgtcattaggccccttcataagccgccactttaaacattgaactgtaaatttcctccggcttataattaaaccggacatttccttttatcataggcttccgactttcaccatgcctcccaaagctcccaaagcacccatcacgtgcaactggatgaggtccaacgtcactgatgaaaccttagcagactttgtgaaaatgggttacctgcccaagaaggacgtcatgtcctaccgtgcccctgacccatcaGAGGAGAAACCGCAACCAAAGGATGGTGAAGTGGTAATATtcgcggatcacatgagccggggcttcgcaccgcccggctcaaagttctttagagatgtgctaagtttctttgatctgcggccacaagacataggacccaattccgtgtcaaacatatgcaacttccaagtattctgcgaagtctaccttggagaagagcctggccttctgctctttagagagctattctatttgaaccgccagaatgagtgcgccaacggaccgagcctggaacttggtggaatctccattcaacgccggagggactgcctctttccttacgctgagccgcccagccatccaaaggactggaaccagacgtggttttactgccaggacacgtctccggctgacgagagccctctgcccggctttcgtgccatGCGTCTGGAACCAAACCACCCTCTGCCCGACAAACTATCTCAGgcggagcgtcaacctctgatccccaccatcaacaagatcaaggctctcctgggcaacggcctcaacggcattgatctggtccgggtttggatctcgtggcgggtgatccccttgagccgccgccccggcttaatgtgtgattacacgggccggaaagatgaccccctgcgacatagccgcaacgatcttcctgaagacattgttgaagatatgaccaaggccctcttgaatgagagcttggcagactgcgggaggaccggcttaagccccttctgcaagaccaacccggccccagcggtaagccgctgatctgaacatcttattttctcctttagatagttttcatctgaaccttaagaaatcttcattgtatttttcaggctgatgataaattctggaaggtcaagtatgaccatgaggcggccaagaaggccaggaaggctaagaaagccgccaggagagccgctccccgcaagaagggaagcaggcctactgcctcagagctgcttcaactaagtgacagctccgagtcagaggtaacccctgaacctgtaagctcttgttgtatttcttGTTTATTCCTGTCCACCTTATTGATATtgatcatcagcaggatgacaccggagcaagtaacccggtgactgaagaggtaatgacactttcctccgactcggagcccttgccaaggatgaaagtccgaagagtaacccggaaagtaagattttcacatcctttagcttatcaagatcctcagtttcttttgaagcaacagattcatgagagccggcggcacacccggaccaacaaagatgctgacctctcctccaGTTTACCTGAAgcgtcaaggaagcgccggaccgaggttatctccaacttatatccttttcatcctttggcgggtgttatatgtcaacctctcaattcttccgattcaaattatcaggaaacttcaccctcctctggcgactctatgcaatcgaacctgccggctttcaagaccgcacccgggtaatgatgatcatctcttgttgtgcttatctttactcatacttttgtactaaccttgtgtcctttcagtgctcaagcaaagctcagtaaaagagcaaagaagaataagccAGCCAAAGAGCCGGTCTTGCCTGAGCtggaggtttcagctcaagagccgccagctgcctcagctcctgaagccaccactccaactgatgagccagccatggagacttccaccaacccggatatctccagcccggctcagccggccgatgacccggacgtggtaatcacccggacggagtttgtcgagccggggagacccactgcgctagCTAAGTGCTCTGCGAAGGAAGAATTGCTAGAGCGCCACCGagccaagctggacatcaccaactacgccaacctgagcattggagagatcatctccggctatgtcaatcaagtacacagcagccgggacttggagattgacatggtgaagcagatacagcataagtctgaggtaccactctactgcttactgcataatcctctttaccatactctagcccccaagtctactacttatgatagaatatgttgtagacttaacttccggcttacttccatgaaccggtaatttgtagatagagactttcgacatgcattagccccaagtgccaagtgtctttgcttggaaagcgcttgggactttaaaattgcataataactgttcatactataacccggaaattgtgcaggctgcttgcaagaagtttgaggctgatatctccgatctaaagaaccgcctgaggacgcaggaaaccgagacccagaaggccaacgccaaatttgagtccagtattgctgctcaagagaagctgaagaagaacttTGATGCTGAAAGGaaaacttgggccgaagagaaggctactctggtgagccgggccgaacaggcggagaaggctctgatggagagaaccgccgaactctccggcttaaagcgccacgtgtcacagatggtcgccgcaatcttcggtaagtcattccaccggctttcgtcaagtttataatctttatgtctcataactcccatcattgccagcggcttatcttactctgttaaacaggccccagaagcgccaacctcaatcagaacgtgctaaccaagctgaaggccgtgtacaacctggtggagcaactctacaccgggtcacagcgcgctttggccgtggtggccctatccaatgaggttccgactcacctagcggaagttcttcgccagcttgccgttcttcctcagcgtgtccaagaactgcgacgggcctctgcaagagccggagccatagctgctctaagccgggccaaggctttccttccagagctagacccgacggacattgcacttggttaccccagcttgaaggaagacggcacccctttcgaccaaaaggactttgctgcctgtgtgaagatcgtgcgcccggtggccaccctgattgggaatgacactgatctgaccaagtaccagccgggctacgatgcagagaatcagaggatccccactccgcgttatgaagccatcagcttagtcccgccgactcgtaagcacacctttgccccggaaattgacccgaccgggttaattgacgaggaagctcaatttgaagctttgagcggcattgactggaaatcggcaaccttccaggtcttgggaacagccggaggagcggagaggaatgagccggaagcttcgacccggcaagaatcttgactctttaggcggcttgttaaacaatgcttcacccttttggactcggggagtcttgtaatagaataggaccaacattttaactttgtcgtgccatcgtgcacgtgctgaatgcttaattccattgaagttgcttccttatattcctccgggtcataattggtcattcattttccttaagctcaaatagttgtcttgaactatcctgcatagaaaaacaaatcacaagtctctaggcggcttaccgcactgagaatcatagtctcatacatataacccggaatatgaatctaagtcacgaaagactggtcctcaattatgtccttgatataaccgtaataacacacttacaggccttcaagtacgcttccggtttatataacccggataataaggttggtacctcaactccggtttactagtcttgataatgctgattgtgtgcgactagcactgtaaatcaaagttaagccggcggaacAAGAACCGCCATGTACACTGTTGATACcaccagaagaacttgttgtaaatcagaaaatcaaaactcaggggcttccggttcgaatacgaccagagacccgtcccaaaggggttaagctaagattcgaatacgatcatatagcccccagtgggtttggcgatgccgatcaagagggtaccgacagctatgttctctttggttcgaatacgacccatgtttgaacaggaagcccccaaatgaccttaagagttgtttaacaacgctgattcgaatacgatccacgtcggttcccaaagggggttgagctatgattcaaatatgatcaaagaaaactccccaatgagcttggcactttgccaatcaaatgggtatcgacagctatgttctctttggttcgaatacgacctatgtttgaacaggaagcccccaagtgattatattgcgtacggctagattcgaatacgatcataagccggatccacctccaagttaccatgtgatcttgtaatggaaacaacacatttacctttggaggataaaaaggacagaggtcctgctttattgcttatcataatatatacatggcttatagaaatatgtacattatgagagccggtggctcaagtgtaataaggccgaagctgagctatgttccacggccgacgggtctcctcctccgacttgcgtgaatctttgtgctcccgaatgtcaatgaggtaatatgacccgttgtgcaagttcttgctgaccacaaagggtccttcccaaggcggggatagcttgtgcgcatatgtttgatcttggatgagccggagcaccagatcaccttcctcgaagacccgggacttaacccggcgactgtgataacggcgcaggtcttgttggtaaatcgcggatcgagctgctgccacatcacgctactcgtccaacaagtcaagagcatttTGGCGCGcttgttcattatccgcctcaacataagccgccactcgaggcgagtcatgacggatgtcactggggaggactgcttccgctccataaaccatgaagaaaggcgtgtaacccgtagacctgttaggagtagtattgatgctccataacacgcagggtaactcctccacccaacaacccggcgtccgttgcaaagggactaaaagccggggcttgatgcccttcagaatctcctgattagctctctcagcttgaccattggattgaggatgagccactgatgaaacatcaagtcgaatatgctctcgttgacaaaactcctccatagcacccttagatagattggtgtcgttgtcagttataatgctgtgtggaaaaccaaagcgaaatatcacctttttcatgaactcaaccgtcgtggctgcgtcacacttactaactggctctgcttcaacccactttgtgaacttgtcaacggCCACCAAAAGGTGAgccttcttatccttggaccttttaaaaggcccaaccatatcaagcccccagaccgcaaatggccaagtaattgggatcatcctcagctcctgagccggcacatgagcccgtcgcgagaacctctggcaaccatcacatttactaaccaagtcctccgcatcagcatgagccgtcagccaataaaaaccatgacgaaaagccttggccacaagagattttgagccggcatgatggccacaatccccttcgtgaatctcacgcaagatttcttgaccttcctcaggggaaacacaacgctagaatgctcccgtaacactgcggcgatgcagctcagcattgataacaaccattgacttagaccgccaggttatttgtctggccaaagtctcatcctcaggcaactctccccgggtcatgtaagccagatagggcactgtccagtccgggatgatgtggagagccgccaccaattgtgcctctGGATCAGGGAcggccaagtcttcctctgtaggcaacttaacagaagggttatgcaagacgtccaggaaagtattaggcggcaccggttttcgctgagagccc
The Aegilops tauschii subsp. strangulata cultivar AL8/78 chromosome 3, Aet v6.0, whole genome shotgun sequence genome window above contains:
- the LOC141042818 gene encoding uncharacterized protein, whose amino-acid sequence is MRLEPNHPLPDKLSQAERQPLIPTINKIKALLGNGLNGIDLVRVWISWRVIPLSRRPGLMCDYTGRKDDPLRHSRNDLPEDIVEDMTKALLNESLADCGRTGLSPFCKTNPAPAADDKFWKVKYDHEAAKKARKAKKAARRAAPRKKGSRPTASELLQLSDSSESEVTPEPVFNETMNKSTMEWKIPIGHRTITSVIEPRDTKQLLQLVPRVLKVISIVTIRIPGSSIVPLRLHSFPRSSESRL